From a region of the Cenarchaeum symbiont of Oopsacas minuta genome:
- a CDS encoding oxidoreductase codes for MGDYEVVIVGAGPAGLSAGIYVARQKSKCLVISKDLGGQLNLIPKLENYPGMMMSSGPLLAKTLENQYLMLKGEIEYSTVELVNETPDGLVVKTSRGEHTAKAVIIAAGKIPNNLGLEREKEFQNNGIHYCTKCDAPFYQGRITASVGVGAYLLESGILLSRMASKAYVIFRGGKLGGNADMIASLEKKENVELVPNSSIKSIIGNGHLAQILIEDKEGNEKTLKVDGLFIENGSKINLDFIKHLVNINTRGEIEVESAGNTSHQAIFAAGDATNMPYKQIVAACGNGAAAGLSAFNYVEKLHGKPGIRADWKKQIGDTVFHY; via the coding sequence TTGGGTGATTATGAAGTTGTAATTGTCGGTGCTGGACCTGCAGGTCTTTCCGCTGGCATATACGTGGCTAGACAAAAATCAAAATGTCTTGTAATATCAAAAGATTTGGGAGGTCAACTAAACCTCATACCAAAACTTGAAAATTATCCTGGAATGATGATGTCTAGTGGACCGCTTCTTGCAAAAACACTCGAAAACCAATACTTGATGCTCAAAGGAGAGATTGAATACTCTACAGTAGAACTAGTAAATGAAACACCTGACGGACTAGTTGTAAAAACTAGTCGTGGCGAACATACTGCAAAAGCTGTTATAATTGCAGCTGGAAAAATCCCAAACAATCTAGGACTTGAAAGAGAAAAGGAATTCCAAAACAATGGTATACATTATTGTACAAAATGTGATGCTCCATTTTATCAAGGACGGATCACAGCATCAGTAGGCGTTGGTGCATATCTTTTGGAATCTGGAATATTACTTTCTCGTATGGCTTCAAAAGCATACGTGATATTCAGAGGAGGAAAACTAGGAGGAAATGCAGACATGATCGCCTCCTTGGAAAAGAAAGAAAATGTAGAGTTGGTTCCAAATTCTAGCATAAAATCCATCATAGGTAATGGACACCTTGCACAGATTCTCATCGAGGACAAAGAAGGAAATGAAAAAACACTCAAAGTGGATGGATTGTTTATAGAAAATGGCTCAAAAATAAATCTAGATTTTATAAAACACTTGGTAAACATAAACACTAGAGGTGAAATTGAAGTAGAATCTGCTGGAAATACATCTCATCAAGCTATATTTGCAGCAGGCGATGCAACCAACATGCCGTATAAACAAATTGTTGCAGCATGTGGAAATGGTGCTGCAGCCGGACTCTCTGCATTCAATTATGTTGAGAAACTTCATGGTAAACCTGGCATACGAGCTGACTGGAAAAAACAGATAGGTGATACTGTATTTCATTACTAG